Below is a window of Oncorhynchus clarkii lewisi isolate Uvic-CL-2024 chromosome 19, UVic_Ocla_1.0, whole genome shotgun sequence DNA.
CATCTGAGTGAATTAGTCTCTCTTTAAAATGTCTGTCTTTCAAATATCATCTGGTGGGTGATGACACAGTGGCCATTTTTGCACCAGAAAGTTCACCACACAAAAGCTAACAAACACAAAAATGCAATACACATGTTTATTACCACTCCCAAAATAAGAACTGCTTTAGTATTCAATTTGTGTGATTGTTAGATGAGTGGTGAAGTTTCTGAGTGGTGAACTTTCTGGTGCAAAAATGGCTGCAGTGGCATCACCCACCAGATGAGATTTGAAAGAGAGTAATGTGAAAGTGGCTGCAGCAGTGAGCAAGGTGGGGGGGTATCCTGTGATAAGATccagaggcccattgtgaggccccctttttttaaggtatctgtgaccaacagatgcatatctgtattcccagccatgtgaaatccatagattagggtctaatgagtTTATTTAAATTAACTGATTCCTTCATATGAACTGTcattcagtaaaatctttgaaattgtttcaagttgtgtttatatttctgttcagttgTCACGGTCGTCGAAAGAAGTAGACCAAAGTGAAGCGTGGTGAGTGCACATTTTCcttttatttaaaatgtcgccaacaaaacaacaaacatagaaacaaccgtgaagcttacagggctttAGTGCCGCTAACAAAAgttacccacactgaaaggaggggaaaaaaagggctacctaagtatgattcccaatcagagacaaagatagacagctgtccctgattgagaaccatacccggccaaaacatagaaataaagaaacatagaaaacaaaacatagaatgcccaccccacatcacaccctgacctaaccaaatagagaaacaTAGTGACATCAATATATAATGACATACATATAACCAAAGATAAAATGATATGACTCGTTTCTGAAAGTTAGTCCCACACATTTTCAATTTTCAATTGCTCACCTCTCACTTTAGACCCCTTTCAGCACAAATAACCTACAGACCctaaaagtgtgtgtgagagagagagtaggagagagagagagagagagagagagagagagagagagagagagagagagagagagagagagagagagaacggggcaGGTGAGAAGCGATATCTcctaaagagagcgagagagagaaaaaatgggGTTAGGAGACACATCATTTTAACTAATATTTGATGTTTGTTTTTCAGAGGCTGTGATCAGACGATTCCAAGGTACCACCATGGGGCAGCTTGGGACAGTAATAAATTGTTAAATTGCTGAGCtccgctactaccactactacactactactaccactactacactactactaccactactacactactactactactacttgtctactgctactactactactaccactacttgtctactaccactactacactactactactactatgtgtctactactattactacttgtctactactactaccactactactacacaactaccactactacactactacttgtctactactaccactactactactaccactactactactactactattactacttgtCTACTACTACTTGTAGTATGAGTAGGAGCAACAGCAGTACTGCTCTACTAAATAGATGGAAAACAGTGACCCAGTGTTTATGACAAAGGAACTATCCTGTACATCCAAAGCACAGCACTAGTAAACAGATTATCTGCGACCACAAATAACTATGTGATGGTAAAGGGCAAATAATGTCAGAACATTGCCCTTGCATATTGTATGATCATTAAAGGAACTCCCATTATACCCAGTCACAGCTATTGGAACTACACAGTGGGAGATCATGACTTGTGTAGCCTTGAGGAAATATGAGCTTTACACAGCCACATCAGCATATGAGATAGGGGAGAGTGATAAGAGAGTGAGCTAACACGGGACATGGTTTAAAAGGCCAGGTGGTAGGCTAAGGCAGGTCACTCCTTAGAGTAGAGCCAGTCCAACCCTTCCAGCAACCATGACCTACAACGGCACTTGGAATGTAGACCGCAGCGAGAACTATGAGAAATTCATGGAGCAGATGGGTAAGAGATTGATCGTTTTTGGAAAATTTGTTTTGGGGGAAAGACTTTTGGGCACAAATGGCACAAATGCATTTGAAAGCAAAGACAAGTAGGCCTACAAGATGTATACATAAACAGGCATACAAAGTGCATTTAAGAAATAATGCAAATAATGTCAATTCACGTTTTGTACCACAGGCAAATTCAGTGTTTGTATAAAAGCTTAATGCATTAAGGGTTTTTAATGCATTAAATGCCTTTAGATTAGAGGACTATGTGTGCACCTTGCACCTAAGGTACTGTAAAATGAATGCATCATCTCTAGCCAGGCGCTGCACTGTAGTACATGCAGATGAAATATCTTGTATAGTTGTTTGCGCATGGTTCAATGAGATTTGGTATTGGACACATGGATTGTGTGTCTGTTCACAGGAATCAACATGGTCAAGAGGAAGCTGGCCGCTCACGATAACCTTAAGATCATCCTTGAACAAACTGGAGACAAGTTTGTCGTGAAGGAGGCCAGTACTTTCCGCACGCTGGATTTGGAATTTACCCTGGGAGTCACCTTTGAGTATGCCCTTGCAGATGGGACAATGCTATCAGTAAGCAATGcatttatacagtattatatagtattatattatTGCTGCCATACAGACAATAGCTGTGGAAGAGCCTAGGCATAGTTGTTATGTTGATGCATAGTGTATTCCCAGGATAATAAATTAGTAACAATATAATTGAATTGGTGCATACCACAATTCCACATATTTTATTCCTATCTGTTATTtccaataacaaaagtttattgcATTATTTTTCTGTGCTCATAAGCTATTGAGAAGCTATTCAGTACTTGATAATGAATTGCAAAGTACAAGGCAATTATTCTTACTCAATAAAACCGTACAGTCCCTTTGGCTATGTTCCAATGTGTCCACACTAGGATACCGGTTAGAACACATTCACAATCCATTTCTTTATTGTGTACAGTATACTACTGTGCATATAAAGTATAACCACAGGCCTGATGAAGTATAAAACCTTTCAGCAACTAGATGAATATGATATAATATTTTGAGATGTGCAGCATGACTGCAACAACGATTACCTGGAATGTTGCCACTTGATTCTTGGACCATTATCATGATGAATTATTTGACCTTTCACCCCTCAGGGTTCATGGGGCATGGAAGGAGACATGATGAAAGGTACATTCACCAGAAAGGACAATGGAAAGGTGCTGACAACTACCAGAGCCATTGTTGGAGAGGAACTTGTACAGGTTAGTTACCCTCTCTGGAAAATGTTTTACACACCCTTAATGAAAACCTCCATAAAACGTATTTACACTTTTGAAGAAGAAAACAGGCAGCAGACCTTGGCCAAAGTACAAATCAAATGCTTGAAAGTACCCATCTTGATTTACCTTGGAGTTTGCAATgttgggactattctattggttcaaTTGTACATAGCAAACCAAATCAAGTGCAGCATTTGACAGAAGTGTTTGTCATGGATATGAATTTGAACCAGGTCTGGTTGTAAGATATTTTTGTTGTCATaataaaatatgtatatatactgtgtatatatatatatatatatatactcttcCTCCAACAGAGTTACAGCTACGATGGAGTCGAAGCCCAGAGATTTTTCAAGAGGGGTTAGAGGAAACCGATCAACCAATCCAACCGCTAAGAACAAGAAGCGTTACCTTCAAATCCAGAATGATACCATTGTgacactgaacattttacaacCTTTCCTAAGCCATTGGACCACTTCAGGTCTTTGTAACGCCAACATAATTATTAGCTGTACAAAAGTAACTATTTGTAATAGAAATGTATAAAGCAGGTTTGATTTGCACTTCAAGTTTTGATATTTTAAGAAGTAAACACATTTTCTGAATTTCTCAATGTGCACATAATGTATACagatatttattgaatattcacGATTAGATGAGTACAAGCACAGTACTGCAATACGCTATTGCCAATGACTGACTCACTGTTGGCAATCATCAATGGAAATCAAGTGACTTCATAAACCAGAGGCATACAAAACACGTTTACTGATTGCATAATTTTAAGTTTATTAAACAATGAATAAATATAAATGCATAGGCATCTCCAAAAATATAAAGTGTGCACAGTCAGCTCTACTGTACATGTTTCTTTTTAAATGGAACCTGTTCAACTTTCTCATGGAAAAAAAATGCAAAGGCACTCCAGATACAACAGCAGAGCAATATATACTAAGTCCATACTCCCAAAAATAGCCTGTGAGAAGCAAGACTTACATAAATGAATAATAAACTGTATATTACATGAATCATTTAATGTAAAGCATTGAAATAACCAACTTTACAATAAGCAAATAAAAACACTACCAGTGAGAACTGGGGACACATTTTCATGTTGAGCTACAGTAAAACATATAAAATGGGATTCATACAGTATTTCAACAGCCCAGGAACATTAGTGAACAAATACTATGACATCCATTTTTATTGGAAGGTCCCAGCTTGTTGAGTCCTACCCCAAATTATTTGAAAGCAAAAATGTCAATACTTATTTTACCActacaaaatgtttattttactaGAAGTAATGGCAAAACCGTGAATTTCAAAGCAGCATGCATTTAAATAAATGCCCCAAATCAAATGACAGAACACAATTGGATTATGAGTCAAATAAATAGCATAATCCataaagaaaaataaatgttgttttgCTAACTGAAAAATGACAGCCAAGATGCTAAGTATTCAATAGCTTTTTTCTCGTAAAGATTTTTGCCCATAGACGCTGCACTACATTTTATGCCGatgagtcaacatgtaggacctGAAACGTGAACAATTCTAATATCAGGAATATTGACTTGCATTGAATTTGTGCCATACATGCTAAAACATTTGGAGATAGTGGCCAgttaaacaaaaccaaagcatggattgctgtcttaccttgtccatagactgcatagaccaatatgtaatttgggtgaactatccctgtAAATTATTTTTCTGAAAGTACCAGGGTACTCTGGGACATGGGGCAAGATTCAGATTCAAGTTTTGTTAATGCTTCTGCCCAACCATGCAATTGCTGTATCTGTTATTTGCACATATTGCAAATGGATAGAGGAACATTGCAATTAAAATAAATCATTATGTTAATGAATATACAtagcaaaagtattcacccccttggcatttttcctattttgctgccttacaacctggggggggttgtatcatttgatttacacaacatgcctaccacgtTGAAAATACAACATATttgttattgtgaaacaaacaagaaatgagacaaaaaaatataaaacttgagtatgcataactattcacctccCCAAAGTCAATTCTTTGGGGGGGTGAAAAAAAAGGTGAACCTCcgccccagtctcaaatctctggaggactgagacaggtttccctcaagaatttccctgtatttagcgccatccatcattccttcaattctgaccagtttcccagttcctgccgatgaaaaacatccccacagcatgatgctgccaccaccatgcttcactgtggggatagggttctcggggtgatgagaggtgttgggtttgtgccagacatagagttttccttgatggccaaaaagcttagttttagtctcatctgaccagagtacctttttccatgtgttcggggagtctcccacatgccttttggcgaacaccaaatgtgtttgcttatttttttctttaatggcttttttcttcttctggccACTCTTTCGTAAAGCCCAGccctgtggagtgtacggcttaaagtggtcctatggacagatactccaatctcccctgtggtgctttgcagctccttctgggttatctttggtctctttgatgCCTCTCTGATAAATGCTCTCCTTGCCTGGCCCGTGATTTTTTGTGGGCGGtcctcttggcaggtttgttgtggtgccatattctttccaatttttaataatgaatttaatggtgctccgtgggatgttcaatgtttcgtatatttttttataacccaaccctgatctgtacttctccacaatgtTGTCCctaacctgtttggagagctccttggtctttatggtgctgcttgcttggtggtgccccttgcttagtggtgttgcgaactctggggcctttcagaacaggcgtagaaatataaatatacacactgagatcatatgacagatcatgtgacacttaaataaagttcACCTGTAGACAGTTTAACTAataatgtgacttctgaaggtaattggttgcaccagatcttctttaggggcttcatagcaaagggggtgaatacatatgcacgcaccacttttcagtttttttaattttttgaaacaagtaattttttccccatttcacttcaccaattataactattttgtgtatgtccattacatgaaatacaaataaaaatctatttaaattatagGTTgttatgcaacaaaataggaaaaacgccaaggggatgaatgcttttgcaaggcactgtacgtatcCCCAGTTAACCGCAAGTGGTTTTGTCCATTGATGACTTAAATACCATAAAACCACAATGTAGCTCTGTTGCAATTTTTTTATAACAGGCAATGGAGTTGAGATATCTGGAATGTGCCATTTTCCTCTCACAAAGAAGCACTTTGCATGAGTAAACGACCTATAACATTTTCAATATGTAATGGCAAGTGATCCAAGGCAATGTCCAAATGCTGCAAAATTGCAACATAAATCATGAGCTGCAGTGTTCAGAAATCCCCATGGATAAAGTACCATCCCACCTATATAAAATAAGCAAAAGTGTCACTCTGTGGGAAGAAAATGTCACCCATAAAGTGTTAAACTATGAAGTGTTAAAGGTTCAATGCAGCCACTCAATATCAAATAGTTTCTGTGATTGttctcaattaaaatggtcaaaaagaaacaaaaatagctaaTTAGGaaatagcaatttctcaagcaaaaaaattgctaggactgtctggaagtgtttgagtggggaggggaaaactacaAAATTAAGTTTCTGCTGTTAATGGCATAGAGATTTGGAActatctttcttattggtctaaaaACTAATTTACCGAAGGCCAAAACTCCCTCTCACCAAAACTTTGAGAAATTTCAAACAGCtcaaaacagctcttacactacaATTATCACAAttttacagtattattccaacctcatagtttgGAAATATATATAGAACACGGGAAAAATCTAGACTACACTGGGCCTTTTATCACCAAAACTGAAGCCATTTCCCATTGGGTTATTTACCTAATACGTAGgcgagtagcctagtggttagagcattggtccagtaaccaaaaggttgctggatcgagtccccgagctgacaaggtacaaatctgtcgttctgcccctgtacaaggcagttaacccactgttctccggtaggctgaatttgttcttaactgactttagactacttaaatttaaaaaaaaatattcatattttccAATCACAATGTGAATTATGAAAATgatatatgtaaaaaaaaaacatgaaaataaGTAGAAGTTACGGTTCCTGGTTTTTAACAGGAAATGAACCGACTTATACAATGAAAACGGTATAAAATGAATTCTAATGTGAATGATATTTGTTTGGCTTCATTCAAAAACATCTAGAGGACAACTTGCTATCATCTTTATCAAAATTGTAATAAATTGCACCTTAAATTGCGATACTATCGGTGTCATTGACAAAAACATATTGACACAATCATGCTCGCATAGTGTCCCACACCTTGGCCCGGATTGAATCTGATCACTGCTTATAGGCATTGACAAAAACATATTGACACCATCATGCTTGCATACATTAGTATTCCACACCTTGGGACACTATGCTAATTTTCAGATTGAGACAACATTATCAGCACTTACCGTGAATAGGATCTCCGTGaatgtgggaacattgcctttaaaagctaCAATATCTATAACCCGTGATCATATTGAATCCTTACCGTTATCTTCActgaataatattttttttttaagacaaCTTAAAGGTTATTTTCACTGTTTTCAGACTTACCTCTATTTTTTCCACTTACTCTGAAAGTAGTCTACAGAGCCAGATAAACTGTCACCCACagctttgatttgtttaaatagCCACTACTAACAATGGGAGTGATA
It encodes the following:
- the LOC139374164 gene encoding fatty acid-binding protein, intestinal-like; this encodes MTYNGTWNVDRSENYEKFMEQMGINMVKRKLAAHDNLKIILEQTGDKFVVKEASTFRTLDLEFTLGVTFEYALADGTMLSGSWGMEGDMMKGTFTRKDNGKVLTTTRAIVGEELVQSYSYDGVEAQRFFKRG